In one window of Senegalia massiliensis DNA:
- a CDS encoding NADH-ubiquinone oxidoreductase-F iron-sulfur binding region domain-containing protein: MLQVKSLEQLKKLSKDSKIKVELRRENDNDVNMQEISGNYKSNIMVCAGTGCISSESDEIIDRLNSVLKEKGYDDKVQVAKTGCFGFCGQGPIVKIYPEDVFYVKVSPDDAEAIVNEHIINGNRVEKLLYEEPRTNTKMDKHHDMPFYKKQYRIALRNCGIINPEVIEEYIAFRGYEALGNAIKTDREELLDIIKQSGLRGRGGGGFPTGVKWEMTKKENSDDKYIICNADEGDPGAFMDRSILEGDPHSIIEAMTIGGYITGASKGFVYIRAEYPLAISRLNHAITQAREYGFLGKNIFDSDFCFDIDIKIGAGAFVCGEETALIHSVEGKRGEPTRKPPFPSQSGYKEKPTSVNNVETFANVPPILLNGADWFNSIGTEKSKGTKVFALAGKVNNVGLVEVPMGTTLREIIYDIGGGIIDGKEFKAVQTGGPSGGVITEKDLDTPIDYESLKAIGSMMGSGGMIVMDEDNCMVNIAKFYLEFTQEESCGKCTPCRVGTKRMHEILENITDGKAENIDLENLYQLSNTIKDTALCGLGQTAPNPVLSTMDFFENEYKQHVEEKYCETGECKALSKYEIIRENCVGCTACARVCPVNCIGGEVKKVHIIDQQKCIKCGACYNACKFEAIKKP, encoded by the coding sequence ATATTGCAAGTAAAATCATTGGAACAATTAAAAAAATTATCTAAAGATTCAAAAATTAAAGTAGAGTTAAGACGTGAAAATGATAATGATGTAAATATGCAAGAAATATCAGGTAATTATAAAAGCAATATTATGGTTTGTGCTGGTACTGGATGTATATCTTCAGAAAGTGATGAAATTATAGACAGACTAAATTCAGTGCTAAAGGAAAAGGGATATGATGATAAAGTACAAGTTGCAAAAACTGGATGCTTTGGTTTTTGTGGACAAGGTCCTATAGTTAAAATTTATCCTGAAGATGTTTTTTATGTTAAGGTTTCTCCTGATGATGCAGAAGCTATAGTAAATGAGCATATTATAAATGGCAATAGAGTAGAAAAACTTTTATATGAAGAACCTAGAACAAACACTAAAATGGATAAACATCACGATATGCCATTCTATAAGAAACAATATAGAATAGCTTTAAGAAATTGTGGAATTATAAACCCAGAAGTTATAGAGGAATATATAGCTTTTAGAGGATATGAAGCCTTAGGAAATGCTATAAAAACTGATAGAGAAGAATTATTAGATATAATAAAACAAAGTGGATTAAGAGGTCGCGGTGGTGGAGGATTTCCTACAGGAGTAAAGTGGGAAATGACTAAAAAAGAAAACTCAGATGATAAGTACATTATATGTAATGCTGATGAAGGAGATCCAGGTGCATTTATGGATAGAAGTATATTAGAAGGAGATCCTCATAGTATAATAGAAGCTATGACAATAGGAGGATATATTACAGGGGCAAGTAAAGGGTTTGTATATATTAGAGCAGAATATCCTTTAGCAATATCAAGGTTAAATCATGCAATAACTCAAGCTCGTGAATATGGGTTTTTAGGAAAAAATATTTTTGATTCTGATTTTTGTTTTGATATAGATATAAAAATTGGTGCTGGAGCATTTGTATGTGGAGAAGAAACAGCACTTATTCATTCAGTAGAAGGTAAAAGAGGAGAGCCAACTAGAAAACCTCCATTTCCATCACAATCTGGATATAAGGAAAAGCCAACTAGTGTAAATAATGTAGAAACATTTGCTAATGTTCCACCTATACTTTTAAATGGAGCAGATTGGTTTAATTCTATAGGAACAGAAAAAAGTAAAGGTACAAAAGTATTTGCATTAGCTGGTAAAGTTAATAATGTAGGACTTGTAGAAGTACCTATGGGAACAACTTTAAGAGAAATAATATATGATATTGGTGGAGGCATAATAGATGGGAAAGAATTTAAAGCAGTCCAAACTGGAGGTCCATCTGGAGGAGTTATTACTGAAAAAGATTTAGACACTCCTATAGATTATGAATCCTTAAAAGCAATTGGATCTATGATGGGATCTGGTGGAATGATTGTAATGGATGAAGATAATTGTATGGTAAATATAGCTAAATTTTATCTTGAATTTACTCAGGAAGAGTCCTGTGGTAAATGTACTCCTTGTAGAGTAGGTACAAAAAGAATGCATGAAATATTAGAAAATATAACAGATGGAAAAGCAGAAAATATAGACTTAGAAAATTTATATCAATTATCAAACACTATAAAAGATACAGCACTTTGTGGTTTAGGTCAAACAGCTCCTAATCCAGTTTTAAGTACTATGGATTTTTTTGAAAATGAATATAAGCAGCATGTAGAAGAAAAATATTGTGAAACTGGTGAATGTAAGGCTCTTAGTAAATATGAAATAATACGTGAGAATTGTGTAGGATGTACAGCATGTGCTAGAGTTTGTCCAGTTAATTGTATTGGTGGAGAAGTAAAAAAGGTACACATAATAGACCAACAAAAGTGTATAAAATGTGGAGCTTGTTACAATGCATGTAAATTTGAAGCAATTAAAAAGCCATAA
- the nuoE gene encoding NADH-quinone oxidoreductase subunit NuoE codes for MENVRKLPEVKYQELELFIDNLEAPKESLIQVLHKAQSIFGYLPSEVQLFIARKLDIPASEVFGVVSFYSYFSTEPKGEHTISVCMGTACYVKGSEKLMNRLESELNIKSGETTKDNKFTLKGVRCIGACGLAPVITVNEKVYGKVKEDDIKNILNEYI; via the coding sequence GTGGAAAATGTAAGAAAGTTACCAGAAGTAAAGTATCAAGAATTAGAATTATTTATTGATAATTTAGAAGCACCAAAAGAATCTTTAATACAAGTACTTCATAAAGCACAGTCTATTTTTGGATATTTACCTAGTGAAGTACAATTGTTTATAGCAAGAAAACTAGATATTCCTGCATCAGAAGTATTTGGAGTAGTAAGTTTTTACTCATATTTTTCTACAGAGCCTAAGGGAGAACATACTATTAGTGTTTGCATGGGTACAGCTTGTTACGTAAAAGGTTCAGAAAAATTAATGAACAGATTAGAATCCGAATTAAATATTAAAAGTGGCGAAACAACTAAAGATAATAAGTTTACTTTAAAAGGAGTTAGATGTATTGGTGCATGTGGACTTGCACCAGTTATAACAGTAAATGAGAAGGTATATGGAAAAGTAAAAGAAGATGATATAAAAAATATATTAAATGAATATATTTAA
- the menA gene encoding 1,4-dihydroxy-2-naphthoate polyprenyltransferase codes for MGVKSFLKLVEIQTKVASIIPFILGTVYTLYRYDDFNVKNFLFMYISLIAFDMATTAINNYIDYKKAIKKHGFGYEVHNAIANFNLKEGTVVFTIFILVLVAVAMGLILFINTNYILLILGIISFGVGILYSFGPVPISRMPLGEIFSGFFMGFIIPFVSIYIHRYNKGLIDMNINLSQLIVKFDFLEVIIIFLISLPAIVGISNIMLANNICDIEDDIENKRYTLPIYIGKEKSLKLFKYLYYIAYINIILSIIFKILPITTILVLFTLIPIKKNIDVFFKEQTKKNTFIFAVKNFVIINSIYILSILPGLLLK; via the coding sequence ATGGGAGTAAAAAGTTTTTTAAAATTAGTAGAAATACAAACGAAAGTTGCTAGTATCATTCCATTTATATTAGGAACAGTATATACATTATATAGATATGATGATTTTAATGTTAAGAATTTTTTGTTTATGTACATTTCTCTAATTGCATTTGATATGGCTACTACTGCTATAAATAATTATATTGATTATAAAAAAGCTATAAAAAAACATGGTTTTGGATATGAAGTTCATAATGCTATAGCAAATTTTAATCTTAAAGAAGGTACAGTAGTTTTTACCATATTTATTTTGGTACTTGTGGCTGTAGCAATGGGGTTAATATTATTTATTAATACAAATTATATACTTTTAATTCTAGGAATTATATCTTTTGGTGTTGGAATATTATATTCATTTGGTCCTGTACCAATTTCTAGGATGCCTCTTGGTGAAATATTTTCAGGATTTTTTATGGGATTTATAATACCTTTCGTATCTATATATATTCATAGATATAATAAAGGATTAATAGATATGAATATTAATTTATCACAATTAATTGTTAAGTTTGATTTTTTAGAGGTAATAATTATATTTTTAATATCACTACCTGCTATTGTAGGTATTTCTAATATAATGCTTGCAAATAATATTTGTGATATAGAAGACGATATAGAAAATAAAAGATATACTTTACCTATATATATAGGTAAAGAAAAATCACTTAAATTGTTTAAATATTTATATTATATTGCTTATATAAATATTATATTATCTATAATATTTAAAATATTACCTATTACAACTATATTAGTATTATTTACTTTAATACCTATAAAGAAAAATATAGATGTGTTTTTTAAAGAGCAAACAAAAAAGAATACATTTATTTTTGCAGTGAAGAATTTTGTGATTATTAATAGCATATATATATTAAGTATATTACCTGGCTTATTATTAAAATAA
- a CDS encoding patatin-like phospholipase family protein produces MTKNKNALVVEGGAMRGIFAAGVLDAFLKEKFNPFDICIGVSAGATTLSGYLSNMYGRNMNIYTKYSTRAEFINIKRFLQGGDLLDLDWLWDISLREIELDIDKIIEYKGKYLVGVTNINTGNIEYIEPNKNNISRVVKASSAIPVVYRSPIEINGQKYADGGISDPIPVKEAYKRNAKNIIVIRSRPKDYRMTVSKSYYISKLILRDYPNLIYALGNRAKKYNESIDFIRRPPNNINILEINPPLDFKTTRFTTDLNILNNDYKIGLKKGKQAINQWYNSCEKFS; encoded by the coding sequence TTGACAAAAAATAAAAATGCTCTTGTAGTAGAAGGTGGGGCTATGAGAGGAATATTTGCAGCAGGAGTATTAGATGCATTTTTAAAAGAAAAATTTAATCCCTTTGATATATGTATTGGTGTATCAGCTGGTGCTACCACATTGTCGGGATACCTTTCAAATATGTATGGTAGAAATATGAATATATATACAAAATATTCTACTCGTGCAGAATTTATAAACATTAAAAGGTTTCTTCAAGGTGGAGATCTATTAGACTTAGATTGGTTGTGGGATATCTCATTAAGAGAAATTGAACTTGATATAGATAAAATAATAGAATACAAGGGTAAATATCTTGTAGGAGTTACAAATATAAATACAGGAAATATAGAGTATATTGAACCTAATAAAAATAATATAAGTAGGGTAGTAAAAGCTTCTAGTGCTATACCTGTAGTATATAGAAGTCCTATTGAAATCAATGGACAAAAATATGCTGATGGTGGTATTTCAGATCCAATACCAGTAAAAGAAGCATATAAAAGAAATGCTAAAAATATTATAGTAATACGTTCAAGACCTAAAGATTATAGAATGACAGTCAGTAAATCTTATTATATAAGTAAATTAATATTGAGAGATTATCCTAATCTAATATATGCTTTAGGAAATAGAGCTAAAAAATATAATGAATCAATAGATTTTATAAGAAGACCACCAAATAATATAAATATATTAGAAATTAATCCTCCTCTAGACTTTAAAACCACAAGATTTACTACAGATTTAAATATATTAAACAATGATTATAAAATAGGTTTGAAAAAAGGTAAACAAGCTATTAATCAGTGGTATAATTCATGTGAAAAATTTAGCTAA
- a CDS encoding GNAT family N-acetyltransferase has translation MKNINLNFIDNLNDILPFKDAIWNLLLLCDKDFYPTLSERENNPNGPYKYFKSLFIDEAKFLLAFDNKKLVGFSIFYHNYYEDIISQYTPCNYIKIACVHPDYRGQKIASKFNKFIESELPFELSLPFIVRRTWSSNFPQMSLLQNYGYTLFHKFENDRGDGINTVYFSKFIEPIERIS, from the coding sequence ATGAAAAATATTAATTTAAACTTTATTGATAATTTAAACGATATCTTACCATTTAAAGATGCTATTTGGAATCTTTTATTATTATGTGATAAAGATTTTTATCCCACATTATCTGAAAGGGAAAACAATCCTAATGGACCTTATAAATATTTTAAAAGCTTATTCATAGATGAAGCTAAATTTTTACTAGCATTTGATAATAAAAAGCTAGTTGGTTTTTCTATTTTTTATCATAATTATTATGAAGATATAATATCACAATATACACCATGTAATTATATAAAAATTGCATGTGTACACCCTGACTATAGAGGTCAAAAAATCGCTTCAAAATTTAATAAATTTATAGAAAGTGAATTACCATTTGAACTTTCATTACCTTTTATAGTAAGAAGAACTTGGTCATCCAATTTCCCACAAATGAGTCTCCTTCAAAATTATGGATATACTCTTTTTCATAAATTTGAAAATGACCGCGGTGATGGGATCAATACTGTCTATTTCTCAAAATTTATAGAACCTATAGAAAGAATAAGTTAA
- a CDS encoding L-serine ammonia-lyase, iron-sulfur-dependent, subunit alpha, which translates to MRLKNIIINILKNEVVPAMGCTEPVAVAFACAKSKQVLEDESIRKIQVLVSPNIYKNGLGVGIPNTEEVGLSISAALGISIGNSNKGLELLEDVDENIVLKAHKILKEIPFKLDIKDTDKKIYIEVNIEGKNNNVHLIIENRHNNIVYIEKNNNVIVSKESNDENKDNTEISFLINKKIQDIVKTIEEIDKEDLLFLLDGMNMNKKMAQKGLEKKVGIGVGYRTKKLIDKNVLSNDLLNNSMMITAAGADARMSGVNLPVMSSNGSGNNGLTAILPIVAFNQKYPQTNDKLVKALAISHVINCYIKSYIGRLSALCGCAVAAGTGASAAITWLMGGSHKQIDGAIKNMIANISGMICDGAKPSCALKVSTSASVAVQSALLAINENITFDRNGIIEDSAEKTIKNLGILSNEGMYNMDQSILGIMGNMN; encoded by the coding sequence GTGAGATTAAAAAATATAATTATAAATATACTAAAAAATGAAGTCGTTCCTGCAATGGGATGTACTGAACCTGTGGCTGTAGCATTTGCATGTGCCAAATCAAAACAAGTATTAGAGGATGAATCCATAAGAAAAATACAAGTTCTTGTAAGTCCAAACATATATAAAAATGGCCTTGGTGTAGGTATACCCAATACTGAAGAAGTAGGACTTAGTATTTCTGCTGCACTTGGAATATCTATAGGTAATTCTAATAAAGGTCTTGAATTATTAGAAGATGTAGATGAAAATATTGTATTAAAAGCACATAAAATTTTAAAAGAGATTCCCTTTAAATTAGATATCAAAGATACAGATAAAAAAATATATATAGAAGTTAATATAGAAGGAAAAAATAATAATGTACATTTGATAATAGAAAACAGGCATAATAATATAGTATATATTGAAAAGAATAATAATGTAATAGTTAGTAAAGAGAGTAATGATGAAAATAAAGATAATACAGAAATATCATTTTTAATTAATAAAAAAATACAGGACATTGTAAAAACAATAGAGGAAATAGACAAAGAAGATCTATTATTTTTATTAGATGGTATGAATATGAATAAAAAGATGGCTCAGAAAGGTTTAGAAAAAAAGGTTGGAATAGGAGTAGGCTATAGAACAAAAAAATTAATTGATAAAAATGTACTTTCAAATGATTTATTAAATAATTCAATGATGATTACAGCTGCAGGTGCTGATGCAAGGATGAGTGGAGTTAATTTGCCAGTGATGAGTTCAAATGGAAGTGGAAATAATGGTCTAACAGCAATACTTCCTATAGTAGCATTTAATCAAAAATATCCTCAAACTAATGATAAATTAGTTAAAGCATTAGCTATAAGTCATGTGATAAATTGTTATATAAAATCATATATAGGAAGGTTGTCAGCATTATGTGGCTGTGCAGTAGCAGCTGGTACTGGAGCAAGTGCAGCTATAACATGGCTTATGGGTGGAAGTCATAAACAAATTGATGGAGCTATAAAAAACATGATAGCTAATATAAGTGGTATGATTTGTGATGGTGCAAAACCAAGTTGTGCATTAAAAGTATCTACTTCTGCTTCAGTAGCAGTACAGTCAGCACTTCTTGCAATAAATGAAAATATTACATTTGATAGAAATGGAATAATCGAGGATTCTGCTGAAAAAACAATAAAGAATTTAGGAATATTAAGTAATGAGGGAATGTATAATATGGACCAGAGTATTTTAGGTATAATGGGAAATATGAATTAA
- a CDS encoding sigma-54-dependent Fis family transcriptional regulator, translating into MYSQNDLYKISDTLTNITNATASVINVDVTIVDEKLNRIAGTGKYLDNIGEKLNDNCLFAYALKQNESFIIENPREHEACKNCTHKGVCREWAQVCCPIKINRNTIGIIGLIAFNKEQKEIITSNKMNLLEFLNHMADLIASKLDENRKKEEITLMASELEILLNSMNTGVISTGQNGEIKRYNIIANEMFELNKINNIKEIIKNKFSNEKSPISNKEFIYKYKNKNYRAFYSVKPIIIDNEVTGYIFTFNKMKEILKVVNDLSSPTQMTFFSDIIGESINIKDVKRYAKKISKSNSTVLITGESGTGKELFARSIHFESERVDKPFIAINCTAIPENLIETELFGYEEGAFTGAKKSGKLGKFELAHKGTIFLDEIGDMPLHLQTKLLRVLQESVIERVGGNSVIPVDVRVIAATNKLLEQKVKYKEFREDLYYRLNVIPLKIPPLRERLDDINILVDNFLEKFNKRLNRNINKVSNNVIDLFRQYHWPGNIRELENVIEYAVNMCVTDIINIGDLPRNIREQEYENIKESTSPIMTIKELEKIEIKKALDRYGRDNKGIEKSARALGIGRATIYRKIKLYNI; encoded by the coding sequence ATGTATAGTCAAAATGATTTATATAAGATATCTGATACTCTTACAAATATAACTAATGCTACAGCAAGTGTAATCAATGTAGATGTTACAATAGTTGATGAAAAATTAAATAGAATTGCTGGAACTGGAAAATATTTAGATAATATAGGTGAAAAGCTAAACGATAATTGTCTTTTTGCTTATGCACTTAAGCAAAATGAAAGCTTTATAATAGAAAATCCTAGAGAACATGAAGCCTGTAAGAATTGTACTCATAAAGGTGTGTGTAGAGAATGGGCTCAAGTATGTTGTCCTATTAAAATAAATAGAAATACAATTGGGATTATAGGGCTTATAGCATTTAACAAGGAACAAAAAGAAATAATAACAAGTAATAAAATGAATTTGTTAGAGTTTTTAAATCATATGGCAGATTTAATAGCATCTAAATTAGATGAAAATAGAAAAAAAGAAGAAATTACTCTTATGGCTAGTGAATTAGAAATACTATTAAATTCTATGAATACAGGAGTAATTTCAACTGGACAAAATGGAGAAATAAAAAGATATAATATAATAGCAAATGAAATGTTTGAATTAAATAAAATAAATAATATAAAAGAAATAATAAAAAATAAATTTTCAAATGAAAAGTCACCTATATCAAATAAAGAATTTATATATAAATATAAAAATAAAAATTATAGAGCATTTTACAGTGTGAAACCTATAATTATAGATAATGAGGTAACAGGTTATATATTTACATTTAACAAGATGAAAGAAATATTAAAAGTAGTAAATGATTTATCAAGTCCTACTCAAATGACATTTTTTAGTGACATTATTGGTGAAAGCATAAATATCAAAGATGTAAAAAGATATGCAAAAAAAATATCTAAAAGCAATTCTACTGTATTAATAACTGGTGAAAGTGGCACAGGGAAAGAACTTTTTGCAAGAAGCATACATTTTGAATCTGAAAGAGTAGATAAGCCATTTATTGCAATAAATTGTACTGCTATTCCTGAAAATTTAATAGAAACTGAACTTTTTGGATATGAAGAAGGTGCTTTTACAGGAGCTAAAAAGAGTGGGAAATTAGGTAAATTTGAACTTGCACATAAAGGAACTATATTTTTAGATGAAATAGGTGACATGCCATTACATTTACAAACAAAATTACTTCGTGTATTACAAGAAAGTGTAATTGAGAGAGTAGGAGGGAATAGTGTAATTCCAGTAGATGTAAGAGTTATAGCTGCTACAAATAAATTGTTGGAACAAAAAGTTAAGTACAAGGAGTTTAGGGAGGACTTATATTATAGATTAAATGTAATTCCTTTAAAAATTCCGCCTTTGAGAGAAAGATTAGATGATATAAATATATTAGTAGATAATTTTCTTGAGAAATTCAATAAAAGATTAAATAGAAATATAAATAAAGTGAGTAATAATGTAATTGATTTATTTAGACAATATCATTGGCCTGGAAATATTCGTGAACTTGAGAATGTAATAGAATATGCTGTTAATATGTGTGTTACAGATATAATAAATATAGGAGATTTACCAAGGAATATAAGAGAACAAGAATATGAAAATATAAAAGAGAGCACTTCTCCTATAATGACTATAAAAGAGTTAGAAAAAATAGAAATAAAAAAAGCTTTAGATAGATATGGTAGGGATAATAAAGGTATAGAAAAATCTGCAAGAGCTTTAGGTATTGGTAGAGCAACAATATATAGAAAAATAAAATTATATAATATTTAA
- a CDS encoding M3 family oligoendopeptidase: MKKFNEYEYIRPNIKKLEKKFIDYLEKFKKAESVDIQNEMMKNINNLRKNFETMENLVLIRHTINLNDEYYEKEKEFMDENSPVYTGFVSKYYKALLNSQFKNELEDQWGEQIFKIAELKIKTFSEDIIEDLKKENKLVSRYTKLRGSAKINFEGEERNLSEMGPFLQSKDRNIRKKAQVAYNSFFFENEEEFDNIYDEMVKVRQKIAKKLGYNNFIELAYDRHKRSDYNKDMVKQYRDQIKEEIVPIANSLRKRQAERLGIDVLKYYDEPLEFLSGNATPKGDKNWMIENAEKMYNELSIETGEFFKFMNQKNLMDLEAKKGKAGGGYCTFIDDYKSPFIFSNFNGTSDDVDVLTHEAGHAFQMYSSRDFELPEYNFPTLDACEIHSMSMEFLAWPWMDLFFKEDTLKYKFSHLSGTVLFLPYGALVDEFQHFVFENPEASKVDRKRKWRDLEKEYLPNLNYEDNDFLERGGFWFRQGHIFTDPFYYIDYTLAQVCAFQYWVKYRDNKEKALESYIKLCEMGGSKSFLQLVETAGLKNPFNEGTISEISKPIKEWLEKIDDKKL, encoded by the coding sequence TTGAAAAAATTTAATGAATATGAATATATAAGACCAAATATTAAAAAATTAGAAAAGAAATTTATAGATTATTTAGAAAAATTTAAAAAAGCAGAATCTGTAGATATTCAAAATGAAATGATGAAAAATATAAATAATTTAAGAAAAAACTTTGAAACTATGGAAAACTTAGTTTTAATTCGTCATACAATAAATTTAAATGATGAATATTATGAAAAAGAGAAAGAATTTATGGATGAAAATTCACCTGTTTATACTGGATTTGTTTCAAAATATTATAAAGCACTTCTTAATTCACAATTTAAAAATGAATTAGAAGACCAATGGGGAGAGCAGATATTTAAGATTGCAGAACTTAAAATTAAAACTTTCTCAGAAGATATAATAGAAGACTTAAAAAAAGAAAATAAATTAGTAAGTAGATATACTAAATTACGTGGTTCTGCAAAAATAAATTTTGAAGGAGAAGAAAGAAATTTATCTGAAATGGGTCCATTTCTACAATCAAAAGATAGAAATATAAGAAAAAAAGCACAAGTTGCTTATAATAGTTTCTTTTTTGAAAACGAAGAAGAATTTGATAATATTTATGATGAAATGGTAAAAGTGAGACAGAAAATAGCAAAAAAATTAGGATATAATAATTTTATAGAACTTGCATATGATAGACATAAAAGAAGTGATTATAATAAAGATATGGTAAAACAATATAGAGATCAAATTAAAGAAGAAATAGTTCCTATTGCAAATTCTTTAAGAAAAAGGCAAGCAGAAAGATTAGGGATTGATGTTCTTAAATATTACGATGAACCTTTAGAATTTTTGTCTGGAAATGCTACACCTAAAGGTGATAAAAATTGGATGATAGAAAATGCAGAAAAGATGTATAATGAATTGTCTATTGAAACAGGTGAATTTTTTAAGTTTATGAATCAAAAAAACCTTATGGATTTAGAAGCTAAAAAAGGTAAAGCTGGTGGTGGATATTGTACATTTATAGATGATTATAAATCACCATTTATATTCTCAAATTTTAATGGCACTTCAGATGATGTAGACGTTCTAACTCATGAAGCAGGTCATGCTTTTCAAATGTATAGTAGTAGAGATTTTGAACTGCCTGAGTATAACTTTCCAACTCTTGACGCATGTGAGATTCACTCTATGAGTATGGAATTTTTAGCATGGCCATGGATGGACTTATTTTTTAAAGAAGATACTTTGAAATATAAATTTTCTCATTTAAGTGGAACAGTTTTATTTTTACCTTACGGAGCATTAGTAGATGAATTCCAGCACTTTGTATTTGAAAATCCAGAAGCATCAAAGGTTGATAGAAAAAGAAAATGGAGAGATTTAGAAAAGGAATATCTTCCTAACTTAAATTATGAAGATAATGATTTCTTAGAAAGAGGAGGATTTTGGTTTAGACAAGGTCATATTTTTACAGATCCTTTTTATTATATAGATTATACTTTAGCTCAAGTTTGTGCATTTCAATACTGGGTTAAATATAGAGATAATAAAGAAAAAGCTTTAGAAAGCTATATAAAATTATGTGAAATGGGAGGAAGTAAATCTTTCTTACAATTAGTAGAAACCGCAGGACTTAAAAATCCATTTAATGAGGGAACTATATCTGAAATTTCAAAACCTATAAAAGAATGGTTAGAAAAAATAGATGATAAAAAGCTTTAA
- a CDS encoding YhdH/YhfP family quinone oxidoreductase, protein MNDAKFKAFFVEQDGENFKRSIISKQISDLPEGDITINVKYSSLNYKDALSSIGNKGVTRNYPHTPGIDAAGIVVESNDNNIKEGDKVLVTGYDLGMNTDGGFEEYIRVPSKWVVKLPENLSLKESMIYGTAGFTAAISVYKLMKLGRVKPEDGEILVTGATGGVGSTAIKILSKLGYDVIGATGKKEEKNMIVNMGAKDIINRHEFEDESGKPILKSRWAGVIDTTGGNILSTAIKTTNYGGSVTTCGNVAGHKFDASVYPFILRGVSLLGVDSVNVDNELRNILWSLLSNDWKIDTLHDNINEIGLSNLNDEIHKMLNGSHKGRTIVNLEI, encoded by the coding sequence ATGAATGATGCAAAATTTAAAGCATTTTTTGTAGAACAAGATGGAGAAAACTTTAAAAGAAGTATAATCTCAAAGCAAATAAGTGATTTGCCAGAAGGTGATATTACTATAAATGTAAAATATTCTTCTTTAAATTACAAAGATGCATTGTCATCAATAGGAAATAAAGGAGTAACTAGAAATTATCCTCATACTCCTGGAATCGATGCAGCTGGAATTGTAGTAGAGAGTAATGATAATAATATAAAAGAGGGAGATAAAGTATTAGTTACAGGATATGATTTAGGTATGAATACTGATGGTGGATTTGAAGAATATATTCGTGTTCCTAGTAAATGGGTAGTTAAACTCCCCGAAAATTTATCATTAAAAGAAAGTATGATATATGGTACAGCAGGTTTTACTGCTGCTATATCTGTATATAAACTTATGAAATTAGGAAGAGTAAAACCTGAGGATGGAGAAATATTAGTAACTGGTGCTACTGGTGGAGTTGGTAGTACTGCTATAAAGATATTATCTAAATTAGGATATGATGTAATAGGTGCTACAGGAAAAAAAGAAGAAAAAAATATGATAGTTAATATGGGAGCAAAAGACATCATAAATAGACATGAATTTGAAGATGAAAGTGGGAAACCTATTTTAAAATCTAGATGGGCTGGAGTAATTGATACCACTGGAGGAAATATCCTTTCAACTGCAATAAAAACTACAAATTATGGTGGTAGTGTAACTACATGTGGAAATGTGGCTGGTCATAAATTTGATGCATCTGTTTATCCATTTATATTAAGAGGTGTATCACTTCTTGGTGTTGACTCAGTAAATGTAGATAATGAACTTAGAAATATATTATGGAGCTTACTTTCAAATGACTGGAAGATAGATACTCTACATGATAATATAAATGAAATTGGACTTAGCAACTTAAATGATGAAATCCATAAAATGTTAAATGGATCTCATAAAGGAAGAACTATTGTAAATTTAGAAATATAA
- a CDS encoding MetS family NSS transporter small subunit, which produces MTGTSIAFFLFGAIVLWGGIAVTVTIAIKDKS; this is translated from the coding sequence ATGACAGGGACTTCTATAGCATTTTTCTTATTTGGAGCAATTGTATTATGGGGTGGCATAGCAGTTACTGTTACTATAGCCATAAAAGATAAAAGTTAA